CTGGCAGCTTTTCTTTTGGTGTATAATATAACGCAATCTTATAATTGGCTGCATTGAACGACTGAGCAGTTCCATCCACGTTTTCAAAAGGCCTTAATTCAAAAGTATTGGCACCTATCTCTTTTGCTTTTTTATAGACCAAGGAAAATATAAGTGCATCATCTTTTGAAAAGCCCTGAACTTCTACTTCTCCTAAATAAACGGCATCAGCAGCGGCAACTTCTTTTTTATAAAAGAATTTATCCGGGTTATCATTTGTTTTTTCAACTTTAGTGAGATAAACATTCTGTGCATTCCACAGCTGGATACACAATACGGAAAAGATGATTGCAATATTCTTCATATATATTATTGTTGTGAAAGTGTATCAACACATTCTTCAAGACTATTTTCCCAATGTTTGGGTTCTATTTTGTAAGTCTCTTCTATTTTATCCAGAGACATTGTACTTCTTACGGGTCTTTTGGCAGGCGTTGGGTACTGTTCAGTTGTTAATGGATTCAATTTAACTGAAGATTTTGAAAATTCAGCAATTTTTTTTGCAAATTCAAACCATGTTGTCTCCGGGTAGTTTGAAAAGTGGAAGACTCCATAGGTTTTATGGTGAGCTTCGATGATCTCCATTATAGCTTCTGCCAGATCATTTGCATTGGTTGGCTGCCCAAACTGATCCGCAACAATTCCCAATTCTTTTTTCTGAGAGAAAAGGTTCAGCATCGTTTTCACAAAGTTCTTATTGAACTCTGAATACAGCCATGAGGTTCTCAGTATAATTGTTTTAGGATTAATTTCCAGTGCAAGTTCTTCTCCTTTCCTTTTAGATTCTCCATATACTCCTATCGGATTTGTAAAATCGTCTTCAGAGTATGGAAGATTTGTGGTTCCATCAAAAACATAGTCTGTAGAAACATGAATCAGGGTAGTTTTATAATCTACACACGCCTGGGCAAGATGAGCTACCCCATCTGCATTTACTGCAAAAGCTTTTTCTTTTTCGGTTTCAGCCAAATCTACCGCTGTGTATGCTGAAGCATTAATGCAGTAATCAGGTTTGTTATCATAAAAGAAGTTATTCATCTGATCTTCATTAGTAACATCAAGGGTGGATGAGTCTGTAAATAAGAATTCATATTGATGTTCAAAATCTGGCGCTATTTTTCTAATGCAGTTACCCAATTGTCCGTTGCTTCCTATTACTGCTATTTTTTTCATTTATATATTATTAATTTTTAAATTGGAATCTTCAATAAGAGTTACTGATTAAGAATTTTTTGCATTTTGGCTTCTTAAAAACTTCACTCTGGACTGGAAGTCTTTCTGAATCAAATCTACATAAAACTTGTCGAAAATTTCTTTGACGTCTTCGGGATGAACTTCAGATTTTCTTGTTTTAACATTGAAATAAATAACAGTTACCCACAGTACAGCATGAATTGTCTTTTCATCTAAGCTTTTCATCAGGATTTCTACTTTTGCAGTTCTATCCTGCACATCGATGGTTTTGCTGCTGATTACAACCTGAGTGTTATATCTTACTTCTTTTAAATAGGCTATTTCATTTTGAATGGCAATCCAGGTACAGCCGGTTTTCTTGGTATATTCTTCATAGGTAAATCCGTAAAATGTTTCTACATGATCTTCTCTGGCATTGAACATATAATCAAGATATTTTACATTATTCAAATGTCCGATCGGATCGCAGTCACTAAACCTAACTTTTACCGTAGTTGATACTTCTTTTTCCATTCCGCAAAAATAAAAAAACCACCTCTAATAGAGATGGTTAGTTTTATAAATCTTTGTTAATTTGCTGAAATTATTGAACTCCAAGTTCTTTCTTTACAGCTGGAGTAGCATCTGGTCCTGCTTTATAAAGGAATGCAGTTGAGTTAGCATCCATAATATAATCATATCCGTTAGCTTTAGCTACTTTTTCTACTGCATCGTTCAGTTTTTTCTCAACTGGTCCGAAAGCCAAATCCTGCTTAGCTTGTAGATCTTTTTGAGCTTTGTCCTGCATTTGCTGGATTTCTTCAGCTAATTTTTTCATTTCAGCTTCTCTTGCTGCGTTTTCGTCAGCTGTTTTTTTCGGAGCTTCTGTTTGATATTGCTGATATTTAGTTTGAGCTGCGTCAGCTTTTTTCTTAATCTCAGCTTGTTTAGTATCTAAGAATGTTTTAAGATCAGCATCTGCTTTCTTTTTCTCCGGCATAGCGTTAAGAACTCCCATTACATCTAAAGTAGCAATTTTTTGAGCTTTTGCCATACCTACAGATACAACCATCATTACTGCTGCAAATAATACACTTAATTTTTTCATAACTGGTAAATAAATAATTTAATTTGTTTTTAGATTTTAAAATATAGCAAAAGTTAATTTTTAAAACTTATTTTTTGCCTTTGCTATTTGTTTTTTCCTTCTTGTCTGTTCCTTTCAGCAAAACAGACAATACTTTCTCGGTGTAATCATATTTTGACTGAAGGAAAATAACACTAATGTTATTGCTTTTATCAAGAACTATGCCCAATCCATTTTTTTCGGACATTGTTTTGATGGCTCCCCATATCTGATCCTGAAAAGGCAAAACAAGGTTTGTTCTCAGTTTTGTGATCTCACCGTTAGCTCCAAAACGTAAGCTAGTAGTAGTTTTAATATTTTTATCAAGGTCTACAACTTCTTTTTCTCTCAATTTAAGCTGATCTCCTATCAATAATACTTTTTCACTTTCAAAAGCAGCTTTTTTTCTTTCATATTCAGATTGAAGACTTTGAAGTTCTGACTCCCAGGTATCGATCTGAGAATTCAGTCTTGCTTCAGCTTCTTTATACTGAGGTAATTTATTTAAAATTTCATTAGTATCCACTACTCCTATTTTCTGGGCATTGCTGAATCCAAAAAGCAATAGTAATGCGAACGTGAAAGTTATTTTAAAGTGCTTCATATCTGTAATTATAATGTTTGGTTCATCAAGAAGTGGTTTCTCCATCCTGACTTATCACCTGATAATGTCTTATCAAGACCAAGTGCAAAGTCAAATCCGATCAATCCAAATGCTCCCATATAAACTCTTACTCCTATACCTACTGATCTTTTCAACTGGAATGGGCTGTAAGAACTCCATGAGTTCCATACGTTACCTCCTTCAGCAAATGTCAATGCATAGATTTTTGCAGTCTGGCTCATTGAGATCGGGTATCTTAATTCTAACGTAAATCTGTTATAGATTGTACCACCACCTGTCTGAGTAATATCATCTGCCTGACCTCCTTCTGTGCTGGCATTTTCATACCCTCTCAAAGGAATCAATTCTCTACCGTCATATCTACCTCCGAAAAGACCTGTACCTCCCATATAGAATCTTTCAAATGGCGGAGCTCCCAGTTTGCTGTTATATCCGTCCATGAATCCCATTTCTGCTGAAGATCTTAAGACAAGTTTTCCAATGATTTCATTGTATACGTCTGCCTTGAATTTAATCTTATAGAATTCCATCCACTTATATTTGTCGATAGCTGACATTGTGGAGTAATCTTTCTTTTTAAACAATGAGTATGGAGGTGTCAGTTTTGCTGAAAGCTCAATATTGGATCCCATTGTCGGGAAGATTGGATCGATACCTGCAGAGTTTCTGCTCAAACCTAAGTTGACACTGAAGTTATTAGCAGAACCATAACTCTCTGTAGTATTTCCAAACTGGAATGGATAGTTATTGAAGTCATACTTCTGGAACTGTAATCCTGTATAAAGCGAGAAATAATCATCCGGCCAGTTTAATAGTCTGTTTAAACCAGCTGAAGCGGAGAAAATGTTAAGCTTTTGAGCAGCTCCGTATTGATCCGTATATCTTACTCTGGAGTTGTTCAAACTTACAGAAAGAGCCGTTGCTCTTGTACCAAATAACCAAGGTTCTGTAAATGATACACCGTAGTTTTGGAAGTACTGTCCTGCCTGCACCTGAATAGAGAACGTTTGTCCGTCTCCTTGAGGTACCGGTTTGAAGTCCTTAAACTTAAGGAAGTTCTTTAATGAGAAGTTATTAAAAGTTAATCCTAAAGTACCGATGAAGCTGTTACCACCGTAACCCGCCTGCAGCTGCACCTGAGAAGATCCTTTTTCTACAAGCTTCCAGTTAATATCAACGGTATTATCTACCTGATTTGGCTGGATATCCTGACCGATCTGCTGAGGGTCAAAGAATGACATCCCTGCTAAATCGAAATATGTTCTTTTAATTTCCGTTTTCTTGAATAGCTCTCCCGGTTTTGTTCTCAGTGCTCTAAGGATAACGTGGTCATGGGTTGTAGTGTTCCCCTGCCATGTCACTTTATTCCATGTAGCCTGTTCTCCTTCATTAATTCTAACTTCAAGGTTTACAGCGTCTCCTGATACTGATTTTTCAACAGGTGTAACATTAGAGAAAAGGTAACCGTTGTTCATATAAACAGATTTGATATCTGAATCATCTTCTTTACCTCCGTCTTCTCCAACTTTTTTGTTGAATCCTACTGCATCGTAAATATCTCCTTTTTTATATCCTAATAATCTCTGTAAATATTCTGTAGCGTATACTGTATTCCCCGTGAACGTAACGTCCCCGATGTAATATTTTTTACCCTCATTAAGTTTTACATTGATTTCGTAGTTATTTCTTTTGTTTCTCCAAACTGAATCTGAAACGATTTTCGCATCTCTATATCCCAGGGAGTTATAATAACTGATAAGACCTTGCTTATCTTCCTGATATTTATCTTCAATGAATTTTGAGGATTTCAAAATACCACCAATACCGAAACGTTTTTGTTTTGTTTCTTTGAAAGCTTTGTTTCTAAGCTTTCTATCGGTTACATTTTCATTTCCTTCAAATTCAATATGATCAATCTTAATTCTTTTTCCCTTCTCTACATTAATAGTCCAGTCTACTAAAGCAGGGTCTCCTGCATTTACTTTATCCTGAATACTGATTTTGGCATCTGCAAAACCTTTTTTAATGTAATCTTTAGGAACATTTGTTTTAAGACTAGAAACTAAGTTTTGGGTAATCTTAGTTCCTGGTTTAAGGTTGTTATCCTTTGCCAGCTTTTCGCTCTTAGATTTACCAATTCCCTTTCCTGCGAATTTCACTTCTCCAAGTTCTTTCAGATCCTGCAGGTGAAATTTCAGAACGATTGTCTGTCCTTCAATGCTTTGAACATAAACTTCCACTTCAGAAAAAGATTGGGTATCCCAAAGTTTTTTAACAGCATTGCTGATTTTCTGCCCTGGAATGTCTACGCTTTCTCCTTTAGTAAGACCTGTAAATCTTAAGATCTGAGCTGGTGTATATTTTTTTACCCCATCTACAACGATGTCTTTCAGTGTATAAGTGCCTGCCTCATTTTCTGCGTGAACAGCATTATTTACTTTTGTGCTGTCTTGTGGAGTTACTTGTCCATAAAAATGCGCTGAAGCAGCAAACATAATGATGGGTAATAGTCTAAACTTCATTTTATCGAGTCTTTCTTTTCTTAAAATTTTATTGGCCTTTTACTTGTTCACCGGTTAAACCGTATCTTCTTTCTTTGTTTTGATAATCTACAATACATTGGAAGAAAATATCTTTGGTAAAATCCGGCCACAGAACATTTAAAAACTGTAGTTCTGCATAAGCGATCTGCCAAAGCAGGAAATTACTTATTCTTATTTCACCGCTGGTTCTGATCAGTAAATCTACAGGAGGAAAATCTTTTGTGTAAAGGTAGCTTTCAAATAAACTTTCGTTAATATTTTCTATCTCTACTTTTCCTTCTTTTACATCAGAACTTATATTTTTAACGGCTTCAAGTATTTCATTTTGTGAGCCATAGCTTATAGCCAATACAAGGTTTCCTTTTGTGTTTTCTTTTGTGAGTTCTACCACACGTTCTAACTGCTCTTTTACTAAAGGAGGCAGTTTTTCAAGGTTCCCTATCACATGCATTCTTAATCCTTTGCTGAAGATTTCCTCTGCCTCAAGCAGTAAGGTCTCTACCAACAGGTTCATAAGAGTATTCACTTCTTCAGTTGGACGGCTCCAATTTTCTGAAGAGAATGTATAAAGTGTTAGGTAAGGGATATTAATCTCATTACAGGCATTAATGGCATTTCTTACTGCATTAATGGCATTTTTGTGACCGAAAGTTCTTTCCTCGCCACGAGATTTTGCCCATCTTCCATTACCATCCATAATGATGGCTACGTGTTTTGGTAAATTCTCAGAATTTATTTTATCTTTAATCAACGACATATTATTCACAATAACATGGAGGTCTTCCGAACGAATACGTGAGTCCTAAACTGAAAGTATTCATCCAGTCGTTCGATCTTCCATCTCCAATATTTCTCTTTTTAATAAACTCTGCTTCTCTTTCCTTAGAAACTGCATAATAATTTCCTGACTGCAATAATGAACCTCCTGTTGCTGGGTCCAAAATATCTGAATTAAAAGAAGTTTTTACATCTTTGTCAAGGATCTTACTGTGATCCAACTGATCCGTCAATGTATATCTGAATGTAGCTTCTGCAAATATAGCCCAAGAATGGTTGAATTTATACTTCAAGCCCACCCCAAAAGGAATATGCATCGTTACTTTTTTCCCTAATGAATACTCTGTTTTGGTAGTGAAATCCAATTCATTGATTGGAGCCTGCGCCACACCATCCGCATCTCTTCTGAAATCATTCACAAGATTTGCTTTAGGAGCATCAAACATCAAAGCACCAACACCTCCGAAGATATAAGGGCTCAGCATGCTGATCTGCTCATTATTTACCGGGAAAAAGTTATATTCAAACATTAAACTCGCCTCATACACATTATTTTTTCCGTATGAGTTTCTATTTCTTCTATAATCTTCTTTCGCAGCTTTATCACTAAACTGAATCTGGTTGTATCCTAAATCCAATCTAACGGTCTGATGCGGGTTAAAATTAAATCTATATAACAAACCTCCATAAAATGGGATGCCCCAATCTGACACTCTGTTTAAATCCAACGGCTTCTGTAAAATATAATTTGTCCTTCCTACATCTCCCACTAGGTTACTCATACCTAGACGAACTCCCAATTCGTTTCTTTGTGCTTTAACACTTACCACTCCAAGGAAGGCAAGGAAGCTAAACAATAATTTTTTATTCATAAAAGAATATGGATTTATGGTTATTTTAAAATTTAATTTTTGCAAATATAAAACATTTTTATATTAATGATAATCTTAATGTTTAGTTAAAAATAAACAAAAAAACATAATTTGTTATAAAGTAAACGGCAAAGTGGCAAAAATATTCTTTTTTTCATAGAATGAAAATACATTAAATATGAAAAAACCCCCATTAAATGAGGGTTTAATGCTTTATTTTTTATTAAATAATACCTGTACTTTATTTCTGATCCTTATCAACAATGGCTCTTTATAATTTTTATCCTCATCAAAATATCCGTAACCATAGCCATATCCGTAGCCATAACCGTAACCGTAGCCTTGTTTTGTATTATAATCATTATAAACAAGCCCCAAGTTATCTATCTCATCATTATGATATTTATCCGTAATCATTTTCAGCATGTACTTTTCTGTGTATTCATGACGCACAACATAAATATTGGCATCAGAATGCTTCATCAGCTCATATGAATCTGCCACTAATCCTACCGGTGGTGAATCTATAATAATGAAATCATATTTTTCTTTCAGTTCTTCTATAAATTTGATATTTCTCTGGCTCATTAAAAGCTCAGAAGGGTTTGGCGGTATAGGACCAGAAGTGGCAACATCCAGATTTGGGATTTTTGTTTTGTTGACAATCTGATCAATTCCTACTTCCCCTGTCAGATAATTTGAAATACCATATTTATTATCAATCTTGAAGTCTCCGAAGATTTTTGGTTTTCTAAGGTCCATTCCCAATAAGATTGTTTTTTTATCACCCAATCCAATTACAGATGCCAGATTAATGGAAATATAGGTCTTCCCTTCTCCTCCGATGGATGATGTGATTAATATGACTTTACCTTTCTGATCTTCATTATCCATCAAAAATCTCATATTAGCCCTTATCCCTCTGAAAGCTTCTGATACGGATGATTTTGGCTGCTCCAGAACAGTAAGCATGTTTTCATTGTTGTTATTTCCGATAACTCCAAGAAGCGGAATTTTTGTAGCACTTAAAAGTTCTTTGATATTTCTGATCTTGTTGTCAAACACTTCACCAATCAGGATAAATAATAATGGAAGCAGCAACATTCCTGAAATAATAGCTGTTTTTGCCAGTTTAACATTAGGTCCAATTGGTCTTTGTCCTAAATTTTTAGCCGGGTCAATGACTGTTATATCGGATTGATTGGTAGCCATTCTCATCTTCGTATCACTCTGTCTTCCCAAAAGGCTGTTATAAGTAGCTTCAATCATATTATAACCTCTTTCTGCATCCAGATATCTTCTTTCTTTTTCAGGATAAGTTGCTAAATCAGAATTGGCGCCAGCCATTTCACGATCTATTTTATTGATTTCTTCATAATATCTGTTATAATAGTTTCTCAAACTATTGGATGACCCCATTCTTGCTTCATCAATAAGCCTGTTGATTTCTCTCATAGGCTCTGATGACGGTTTATAAATAGTAGCCATTTCTGCTTTTTTGGTATATAAAGCTCTAAGTTCAGAAACCGTTGCCGTGAAAACACCATCTTCAAAACCAGCTGCATTTGTTCCGATCATTTTATCAAAATTCTGAGACTGAAGGGTGTTCTTGATATTGTTCAGAGAACTGATTTTGCTTATGATATCGGCTTTTTTAGCTTCAAGTTCTTTTATTTTTTCAAGAGATTTTTCATCTCTGTCTTTAATGTTATAAAGTTTTTCAGAAGTCTTTAAATAATTAAGCACATTTG
This DNA window, taken from Chryseobacterium viscerum, encodes the following:
- the rfbD gene encoding dTDP-4-dehydrorhamnose reductase, whose amino-acid sequence is MKKIAVIGSNGQLGNCIRKIAPDFEHQYEFLFTDSSTLDVTNEDQMNNFFYDNKPDYCINASAYTAVDLAETEKEKAFAVNADGVAHLAQACVDYKTTLIHVSTDYVFDGTTNLPYSEDDFTNPIGVYGESKRKGEELALEINPKTIILRTSWLYSEFNKNFVKTMLNLFSQKKELGIVADQFGQPTNANDLAEAIMEIIEAHHKTYGVFHFSNYPETTWFEFAKKIAEFSKSSVKLNPLTTEQYPTPAKRPVRSTMSLDKIEETYKIEPKHWENSLEECVDTLSQQ
- a CDS encoding acyl-CoA thioesterase, which produces MEKEVSTTVKVRFSDCDPIGHLNNVKYLDYMFNAREDHVETFYGFTYEEYTKKTGCTWIAIQNEIAYLKEVRYNTQVVISSKTIDVQDRTAKVEILMKSLDEKTIHAVLWVTVIYFNVKTRKSEVHPEDVKEIFDKFYVDLIQKDFQSRVKFLRSQNAKNS
- a CDS encoding OmpH family outer membrane protein; this translates as MKKLSVLFAAVMMVVSVGMAKAQKIATLDVMGVLNAMPEKKKADADLKTFLDTKQAEIKKKADAAQTKYQQYQTEAPKKTADENAAREAEMKKLAEEIQQMQDKAQKDLQAKQDLAFGPVEKKLNDAVEKVAKANGYDYIMDANSTAFLYKAGPDATPAVKKELGVQ
- a CDS encoding OmpH family outer membrane protein translates to MKHFKITFTFALLLLFGFSNAQKIGVVDTNEILNKLPQYKEAEARLNSQIDTWESELQSLQSEYERKKAAFESEKVLLIGDQLKLREKEVVDLDKNIKTTTSLRFGANGEITKLRTNLVLPFQDQIWGAIKTMSEKNGLGIVLDKSNNISVIFLQSKYDYTEKVLSVLLKGTDKKEKTNSKGKK
- a CDS encoding outer membrane protein assembly factor, coding for MKFRLLPIIMFAASAHFYGQVTPQDSTKVNNAVHAENEAGTYTLKDIVVDGVKKYTPAQILRFTGLTKGESVDIPGQKISNAVKKLWDTQSFSEVEVYVQSIEGQTIVLKFHLQDLKELGEVKFAGKGIGKSKSEKLAKDNNLKPGTKITQNLVSSLKTNVPKDYIKKGFADAKISIQDKVNAGDPALVDWTINVEKGKRIKIDHIEFEGNENVTDRKLRNKAFKETKQKRFGIGGILKSSKFIEDKYQEDKQGLISYYNSLGYRDAKIVSDSVWRNKRNNYEINVKLNEGKKYYIGDVTFTGNTVYATEYLQRLLGYKKGDIYDAVGFNKKVGEDGGKEDDSDIKSVYMNNGYLFSNVTPVEKSVSGDAVNLEVRINEGEQATWNKVTWQGNTTTHDHVILRALRTKPGELFKKTEIKRTYFDLAGMSFFDPQQIGQDIQPNQVDNTVDINWKLVEKGSSQVQLQAGYGGNSFIGTLGLTFNNFSLKNFLKFKDFKPVPQGDGQTFSIQVQAGQYFQNYGVSFTEPWLFGTRATALSVSLNNSRVRYTDQYGAAQKLNIFSASAGLNRLLNWPDDYFSLYTGLQFQKYDFNNYPFQFGNTTESYGSANNFSVNLGLSRNSAGIDPIFPTMGSNIELSAKLTPPYSLFKKKDYSTMSAIDKYKWMEFYKIKFKADVYNEIIGKLVLRSSAEMGFMDGYNSKLGAPPFERFYMGGTGLFGGRYDGRELIPLRGYENASTEGGQADDITQTGGGTIYNRFTLELRYPISMSQTAKIYALTFAEGGNVWNSWSSYSPFQLKRSVGIGVRVYMGAFGLIGFDFALGLDKTLSGDKSGWRNHFLMNQTL
- a CDS encoding isoprenyl transferase, coding for MSLIKDKINSENLPKHVAIIMDGNGRWAKSRGEERTFGHKNAINAVRNAINACNEINIPYLTLYTFSSENWSRPTEEVNTLMNLLVETLLLEAEEIFSKGLRMHVIGNLEKLPPLVKEQLERVVELTKENTKGNLVLAISYGSQNEILEAVKNISSDVKEGKVEIENINESLFESYLYTKDFPPVDLLIRTSGEIRISNFLLWQIAYAELQFLNVLWPDFTKDIFFQCIVDYQNKERRYGLTGEQVKGQ
- a CDS encoding DUF6089 family protein — protein: MNKKLLFSFLAFLGVVSVKAQRNELGVRLGMSNLVGDVGRTNYILQKPLDLNRVSDWGIPFYGGLLYRFNFNPHQTVRLDLGYNQIQFSDKAAKEDYRRNRNSYGKNNVYEASLMFEYNFFPVNNEQISMLSPYIFGGVGALMFDAPKANLVNDFRRDADGVAQAPINELDFTTKTEYSLGKKVTMHIPFGVGLKYKFNHSWAIFAEATFRYTLTDQLDHSKILDKDVKTSFNSDILDPATGGSLLQSGNYYAVSKEREAEFIKKRNIGDGRSNDWMNTFSLGLTYSFGRPPCYCE
- a CDS encoding polysaccharide biosynthesis tyrosine autokinase → MIPERVNTAEKNNSQKDKSGTFALFDLEHFLRRILKNWYWFVLMFIIGYAMAWVYSKYYAQNIYASDLSLSTSSKGSEFLPTQSNQSINFIWGDTGNQDGLYLKKMLLSRSHNEFLVKELDLFVNYSTKGLIKSTYLDKDDSPVFLQIDKSHLQQINYPITLIPKGNGTYQVILPEEGESTNLYNYEVEGFQDINHYSRPADKTIKINEWYTSPNLRFRLLQNPVATKIKLDNIIINLNSVNQSVDEIVSTTGVDFDKEIRSIMIITKKGYNLNSTVNFLNKSVAELQKKRLADKNIVNKNTDIFLKDNLTNIRKKLDSSANVLNYLKTSEKLYNIKDRDEKSLEKIKELEAKKADIISKISSLNNIKNTLQSQNFDKMIGTNAAGFEDGVFTATVSELRALYTKKAEMATIYKPSSEPMREINRLIDEARMGSSNSLRNYYNRYYEEINKIDREMAGANSDLATYPEKERRYLDAERGYNMIEATYNSLLGRQSDTKMRMATNQSDITVIDPAKNLGQRPIGPNVKLAKTAIISGMLLLPLLFILIGEVFDNKIRNIKELLSATKIPLLGVIGNNNNENMLTVLEQPKSSVSEAFRGIRANMRFLMDNEDQKGKVILITSSIGGEGKTYISINLASVIGLGDKKTILLGMDLRKPKIFGDFKIDNKYGISNYLTGEVGIDQIVNKTKIPNLDVATSGPIPPNPSELLMSQRNIKFIEELKEKYDFIIIDSPPVGLVADSYELMKHSDANIYVVRHEYTEKYMLKMITDKYHNDEIDNLGLVYNDYNTKQGYGYGYGYGYGYGYGYFDEDKNYKEPLLIRIRNKVQVLFNKK